The genomic segment GTGTTGTTGCAGGCGTGGCTCATGCAGAGCCAGCATCGCTACAGCGAAGTGAACACCTTGCTGGCGCGTGCCGAGCAAGAGATGAAAAGCGAAATGGACGAGACGCTGCATGGCGAATTTAACGCCCTGCGTGCGCAAGTCGCGATTAACGACGGTGACCCGGAAGAAGCCGAACGACTGGCGATGGTGGCGCTCGACACGCTGCCACTCGCGAACTTCTACAGCCGCATTGTGGCAACGTCAGTCCACGGCGAAGTGCTGCATTGCAAAGGCGATTTAACGAAGTCGCTGTCGGTGATGCAGCAGACCGAACTGATGGCTCGCCGTCACGATGTCTGGCATTACGCGCTCTGGAGCCTGATTCAGCAGAGTGAAATTCTCTTCGCGCAGGGCTTTTTACAGGCCGCGTGGGAGACGCAAGAAAAAGCATTTGTCCTGATCCAGGAGCAGCATCTCGAACAACTGCCGTTGCATGAGTTTTTGCTGCGCATTCGCGCGCAGTTGCTGTGGGCATGGGCACGCCTTGATGAGGCGGAAACCTGCGCCCGTACCGGGATGACGGTGCTGGCAAATTACCAGCCGCAGCAGCAGTTACAGTGTCTGGCGCTGCTGGTGCAGTGTTCGCTGGCGCGCGGCGATCTCGACAATGCCCGCAGTCATCTTAACCGTCTGGAAAATCTGCTGGGCAACGGCCATTACCACAGCGACTGGGTATCCAACGCCGATAAAGTACGGGTGATTTACTGGCAGATGACTGGCGATAAAGCCGCGGCGGCCACATGGCTGCGCCAGACGCCGAAACCGGCCTTCGCTAATAACCACTTCCTGCAAAGCCAGTGGCGTAATATAGCCCGCGCGCAGATCCTGCTTGGCGATTACGGCCCGGCGGAAATGGTGCTGGAAGAGCTGAACGAAAACGCCCGAAGCCTGCGCCTGATGAGTGATATCAACCGTAATTTGCTGTTGCTCAACCAGTTGTACTGGAACGCCGGACGTAAGAGCGACGCGCAGCGCGTATTGATGGAAGCCCTGGCGCTTGCGAACCGCACCGGGTTTATCACCCATTTTGTGATTGAAGGCGAGGCGATGGCGCAGCAGTTGCGCCAGCTATTGCAACTCAATACCTTGCCGGAAATTGAACAGCACCGCGCGCAGCGTATTTTGCGCGACATTAACCAGCATCATCGCCACAAGTTCGCGCATTTTGATGAGAATTTCGTTAATAAGTTACTGAATCATCCGGAAGTCCCGGAGCTTATCCGTACCAGCCCGCTGACCCAGCGCGAGTGGCAGGTGTTAGGCCTTATCTATTCTGGTTACAGCAATGACCAGATAGCCGGCGAGCTTGATGTGGCGGCGACAACCATTAAAACGCATATCCGTAATCTGTATCAGAAGCTTGGCGTGGCGCACCGCCAGGCCGCAGTGCAACATGCTCAGCAGTTGTTGAAAATGATGGGATACGGGGTGTAACCGCCGTTGACGGGGTTCGGGTGGCTGACGCTTCGCTTAATTCACTATTCAGTGATGCACGGCGGGTAAGCGCACCCGCCACCCGCCCTGCTGGACACGCGAATCAACACAACTCTAACTGCACCTTATTGGCGTTAATTACCTGCATCACGCCGACGGGCGGCATGATGTCGGTATAAACCGCGTCAACCAGGCTGATGCTGCCCAGGTTCACCATCGCGTTACGCCCGAATTTGGAGTGATCCACCACCAGCATCACATGCCGCGAATTCTCGATAATTGCACGCTTGGTGCGCACCTCGTGGTAGTCAAACTCCAGCAGCGAGCCATCGCTGTCGATGCCGCTGATGCCCAGAATCCCGAAATCGAGCCGAAACTGAGAGATAAAATCGAGCGTTGCCTCGCCGATAATGCCGCCATCGCGACTGCGCAATTCACCGCCCGCCAGGATAATGCGGAAATCGTCTTTCACCATCAGCGTGTTCGCGACGTTGAGATTATTGGTGACGATACGCAGATTCTCATGGTTCAACAGCGCGTGCGCCACCGCCTCGGGCGTAGTGCCGATATCGATAAACAGCGTCGCGCCATTAGGGATCTGGCTTGCGACTTTGTACGCGATACGCTCTTTTTCCGCCGTCTGGGTCGCTTTACGGTCGTGCCAGGAGGTATTGACCGAGCTTGATGGCAGCGCCGCGCCGCCGTGGTGGCGCAGGATCATGTTCTGCTCCGCCAGATCGTTGAGATCGCGGCGAATGGTTTGCGGGCTGACGGCGAACTGCTCCACCAGCTCCTCGGTACTCACATAGCCCTGCTTTTTAACCAGTTCAATAATGGCGTCGTGACGTTGTGTTTGCTTCACACCCTTCTCCTGACGTATTGCCGTATTATTTTCGTTTTCGCGCATGCAGAGTATCCGTCATAGCCATTGCCAGGCCAATCAGCATCCCCGCCACCAGATCGGCATTCGCCGTCTTGTTGCCAAACAGCCCCAGCCCGCCAATGGCCAGCCACAGCAGCATAAACACTAAAATGCCGCGCGGCAGGTACAGCCCGCACTCCGGCTCACGCTCACCGCGCAGCCAGACATAACCGACAAGTGCGTAGACGAC from the Cronobacter condimenti 1330 genome contains:
- the malT gene encoding HTH-type transcriptional regulator MalT, with product MLIPSKLSRPVRLEHTVVRERLLAKLSGASNYRLALITSPAGYGKTTLISQWAAGKTELGWYSLDEGDNQQERFASYLIAAVQQATGGHCASSEVIAQKRQYASLSSLFAQLFIELAEWPRPLYLVIDDYHHITNPVIHEAMRFFLRHQPDNLTLVVLSRNLPQLGIANLRVREQLLEIGSQQLAFTHQEARQFFDCRLSQPIEPAQSSRLCDDVAGWATALQLIALSARQNTGAVHQSARRLAGINASHLSDYLVDEVLNNVDSNTRQFLLKSALLRSMNDALIVRVTGEENGQMRLEEIERQGLFLQRMDDSGEWFSYHPLFGNFLRQRCQWELATELPDIHRAAAESWMAQGFPSEAIHHALAAGDANMLRDILLNHAWGLFNHSELTLLEQSLKALPWESLLANPRLVLLQAWLMQSQHRYSEVNTLLARAEQEMKSEMDETLHGEFNALRAQVAINDGDPEEAERLAMVALDTLPLANFYSRIVATSVHGEVLHCKGDLTKSLSVMQQTELMARRHDVWHYALWSLIQQSEILFAQGFLQAAWETQEKAFVLIQEQHLEQLPLHEFLLRIRAQLLWAWARLDEAETCARTGMTVLANYQPQQQLQCLALLVQCSLARGDLDNARSHLNRLENLLGNGHYHSDWVSNADKVRVIYWQMTGDKAAAATWLRQTPKPAFANNHFLQSQWRNIARAQILLGDYGPAEMVLEELNENARSLRLMSDINRNLLLLNQLYWNAGRKSDAQRVLMEALALANRTGFITHFVIEGEAMAQQLRQLLQLNTLPEIEQHRAQRILRDINQHHRHKFAHFDENFVNKLLNHPEVPELIRTSPLTQREWQVLGLIYSGYSNDQIAGELDVAATTIKTHIRNLYQKLGVAHRQAAVQHAQQLLKMMGYGV
- a CDS encoding DeoR/GlpR family transcriptional regulator, whose product is MKQTQRHDAIIELVKKQGYVSTEELVEQFAVSPQTIRRDLNDLAEQNMILRHHGGAALPSSSVNTSWHDRKATQTAEKERIAYKVASQIPNGATLFIDIGTTPEAVAHALLNHENLRIVTNNLNVANTLMVKDDFRIILAGGELRSRDGGIIGEATLDFISQFRLDFGILGISGIDSDGSLLEFDYHEVRTKRAIIENSRHVMLVVDHSKFGRNAMVNLGSISLVDAVYTDIMPPVGVMQVINANKVQLELC